In Salvia miltiorrhiza cultivar Shanhuang (shh) chromosome 4, IMPLAD_Smil_shh, whole genome shotgun sequence, the DNA window TTTAAATATATTGATTTATAAATGTTGGTGAAAGTACTTCTATATAGTAACTATAATTATGTGAATAGCTTTCCATTAATAACAATTAAGTTACttcacatttattttattttatttttagagctaattcataaaataattattccaAGGACTAGACCACACATGTATGCTTAACATGTACGTGAACACAAACCACGAACTCTTGCTGATGATTGATAAATGGAAGTCTCGGGTCACAATTAAAGTGAAACTAAATTTttgctaaaaaaaaaagtaaaaataaatttattgccCAAAGGGAAACCCAAAATTATAGAGaaccttttttttaaatatataaataagaaaaaaccTAATTTGCGAGTTTAATTTAACCGTCGTGACTAGAAGATTCCAAGAACTCAGCTGTGCTATTCTCGACTCGTCTCTCACACTTCTTCTCCTCGAGTTAGTTGATTCAGCTCCAAAGTTTATTAGGGTTTTACTCCACTCCCGATTCTCTGCCGTTATTCTCCCTGCTTTCGCTACATTTACACTGCCCACCGATGGTCCGGTGCTATGGCCTCCGCCTCGCCCGCCGCTCTCTTACGTCTCTTCTGCGCCCCAATTCCTATTCAATTGTACGATTTtactcaccctctctctctctctccaacgtTGTATCGCTGCTATTATTGTAATTGATTGTAGCTTTGCTATTCCTTCTTCAAGGGAGGGTGTAGGGGCGTCAGCGCGGCACCGTGCAGTCATTTCAGGGGTCTTTTCTATTTAAGTAATGGAGATGGTAATTTGAACTCTGGATTAAAGATTGGAATTTCTTAATTGTAATTTGATTCTAattttttacctttttttctTACTATATTTGATTTGATGGAATACAGCGGGTACCGGCAAGAATGTGTTAAAGCCAGGCTTTTGGAGTGATATTATAGGCGCCAAACGATCAATTCATGGCACTGGTAACCATTTACTCCTTGTTTTCTTGTTGAGGATCTGGGGGTTGTTATAttgtttgttttcatttttcatttggTAAGTGGCCAGTGAGATTTTCAGGATACATTCCTAACAAGGTTAAAAGATGTTAACTAGCTAACATTTTTTTCATGCATTGCATTAATTTGCTTGCTAGCTATGCTTAGTATCAGCTAAATGACTTATATGACATACTTATTGAAACTCAAACGTAAAATATTTAGTTGGGAAACGagactttttatatttttttctttttcttgaggCAGGTATCTCATTCTCACTTATTCGGTAAAAATCCAGTTTTTGATTTTTCTTATTTCATTAACTTCCACCTGTAATCCACTCTACTTCATAAGTATGTAGTTAGctggtttttatttttcttctcctTATCTCTTTTTTCCCTTGCTGCCTTTTTCTAGCACAATTATCAAGAGATTTCTATGATGTCCTTGGTGTCAATAAAAATGCAACAGCATCCGAAATCAAGAAAGCTTATTACGGGGTATGATTCTCTCATATCAACCTTCCTCTCTTCTGATCCTGGGAGGAACCTACATACCTTAGTGTGTTGAAAATGTTTTCTTCAATTTTGTGTATGGTTTGCTTGCAACAGCTTGCAAAGAAGTTGCATCCTGATACTAATAAAGATGACCCAGAAGCTGAAAAGAAATTTCAAGATGTCCAGAAAGCATACGAGGTATGTTTCTGTTTTTTAGGTTTTCAAAGAATTATTTCCCAATTATGTTCTGTCTGTATTGGGTTGATCTTATTTTATACCCCCATCTTTCTGTAGGTCTTGAAGGATGAAGAAAAGCGCCAACAGTATGATCAGGTATCAAATATTTAACTATATATGACTGTCCACTAGAACTGCGACTTTGGTGTAAGGATAGGTTAGGAATTACCATAGACCTCTCACATATATATTGCATATGCTTGTGCATATAAGAGTGGGTTAAAGGGACTTCCAACCTTAGCAATACTGCAGTTAAGTAGGTACAGGGCATGATGGAATATTGATGTTTCCATGGATGTCAGCAATTCTCTCCTCAAATCTCTCAGTAACTAAGTTTCTAATTTTTGGAAATTTAAACACAACGCAAACAGATCCCTTTTCCCTCATGCAGGTCCATAATCCATTATACAAATTTATGTTTTGACTTGGTTTATAGTATCTTACTTTCGTCCCAGGACACAATATACTTGCATGCAGATTCTAAAGCTTTAAGCTTTCTAGTCTGCTAACAGATATGATTGCTGTATATTTTGCAAGTTGTGAATCTTTCTTGTCATTTTCTCATGGAAGTTCTGTGAATGTGGACTTTGCAAAATTGCTTACATGTATTATAAGGGTTTTCCTCATTCCTCTGATTGACAGTTGCATCACGACTAGGACTTTTGGGTCTTAACCATTCCGTTgtcatttcttaatttttcagCTTGGGCATGAAGCTTTTGAACGTGCTGGTACTGGTGAAGGTCCTGGGTTTGATCCATTCGGAGCTGGTGGCTTCAATCCTTTCCAGGACATATTCAGAAATGCTGATGTAAGCCTTTCTGTCATAAGGCTTTGTTTCCTCTTTTCCATTCTATGTATCCTTTCTCTTATTTTGTTTTCACCCCTTGTTACCAAACTAATAGTGCTCCAGAATCATCTCTTGGCGCAGATAGTAAAATGAGATTGGATATTGTTGACGTGAAATAAGAACACTTAGTTCTTAGTTTTTGGAGAGTTTAGGATATGTTTTGCCATGGGTGATTATAAAGTagccttttttttttcagaatggTGATTAGTACACTGGGGAACGAAAAATCAAAGATGAGTTCACCTATGCCATTTCAAACTGTTGCTTTTATAAGTTGACTGCTTCTGACGGAATAAATAGCTTAGAGGTGTCTTGTTAGCATATATAAACTTTTAATAGCTCATATCTGAAGGAATACATTGCTTATAAATTACTTTTTAGTTGTAATTGCTAGGTGACTTTTTCTGGAATTGCTTCGTCTCATTTTGAACTGTCTGTTTAAGTCATAACCTAAACTAACTGTTTTCATAAACTTTAGTTTACTTGTttgttaatgttattttatttggtcCACGATTTTATTTTGTAGTAGATGGAAGTAGGTTTATGCTAACAAAACCTTGACTTGTTAACCTGCACATGTTTATATGTATGAAGTAGCATGATCTTCCTTTTTGCAGTACTTTTTAGCTTCTACTTCAGTTTGAGGATTAATGTGTggtattttttttggattttcttGGAGATCAGATTTTCAACATATTCAATAGGGACATGGGTGGCGAAGATGTTAAGGTATCATTGTTATCAAACAATAGCATCATAAGCATGTACCTTTcttcccttttttttctttgggagggggggggggggaggggagagAAATGTAGCCTAACGGTCCTAACCAAATTCTGTATTGACTTTAGGTTGCTGTTGAACTATCCTTTATGGAAGCTGTCCAAGGATGCACCAAAACACTGTCAATAATGACTGATTTAACTTGTGAAACTTGTGGTATTGTCATATTTCTCCCctaatatatataatcaaaatgtGTTCAACTCACATGCTATCTCCTGTGTTCATTACTAAGAATCACACAATTTCCAATTTTAGGTGGAGCTGGGGTTCCTCCTGGAACAAGGCCTGAAACTTGTAAACGCTGTAGAGGTTCTGGCATGGTGAGTACCTATGAAATTTCTTCTTGTAATTTGCAGCTTCATTTTAACATCTTGGTTCTCTTTAACAGATTATCTCGCAAAATGGTCCTTTCACTCTTCAATCTACTTGTCCAAGTTGTGGGGGAGCTGGAAAAATTGTTTCGGTATGACAATTCACATTTCCAAAATGAAATTACTGATCAATAGACGAGTCTGCATTTTGTTGCTTTGGTCACATGCTGTACTATGCTCTCTGAAGTTATTCATTTATGCATTCACCTATGTTGTGACAAAAAGATTCAGTAAACAGTGTTTGCACTGCCAGGATTATTCTGTTGGATAACATTGTGTGCCATGGTTTCCTTTGAAATCTTAATGTCTCTCTTCTTTTGTTCATGACTTCATGTAGAAGTGATAATGTAGAAAAGGTGTATCAAGCTTATGTATACCTGGATTGAGCTCAACTTCATTGCATTCTCATCACTATACCTTCTGAAATATTGTCTTGTCTCACAACATTACTTTGTGGCTATAATGTATGTCTTCTTTTGTTCATGTAGAAGTGATAATGTAGAAAAATGTACATCAAGCTTATGTTTGCCTGGATTGAGCTCAACTTTATTGCATTCTCATCATTTTAACTTCTTTGGCATGCCAAAAAAGTTAAATCTTCAATTGCTGAACTCAAATGATACATCTTCTAATTTCTAATGAAACAATAGATACATGAGTTTGTTGTGTTCTTACCACAGAATACATTGACCATCATTATGTCAAGTCTTAGAGACTGTTTGTCAACGAGTGTCGAATAGTTGCTGAAAAAAGTATTACTGTTAGCTAAAATAATATTCCATTTAGATTGAATTAGTTATTTTCTATTGTCTTACATTGAGATTAAGTTGGTCGGGGATATAGTCTTACTTTTTATCCTGTCTGCAACAGAACTTCTGCAAGTCTTGCAGGGGTAAGCGGGTAGTAAAAGGGCCAAAGACAGTGAAGGTGAATATCATGGCAGGTGAGGTCAAAGAAAATTATAGTCTATTCCCTACCTTGTTTAATTAACGCCTCTTTGAGTTCTGTGTCGAAATTTCTTCCAATTGGAAACTCTGATATGCATATATTGTGGTTTTAACAGTAATAACTGCCGATTAGGATGGATGATTTTTATATTCCTTTTTCCTCTTAAAACAGCTTAATCTATTGACCTCCATTGGTTGGGGGACATTACAGTCTTGCTACATTAGCAACAACATACTTAAATAAACCTTTAGTATTTAACATCTTTGATTTATCAGTTTTTATTAGAAGCTTCCTTCATGTTGAATATGTTATTGACTGATTTCTGAATTTGGGTCTCGGGAACTAGGAAGCACTGGTACGAATACGATACAATACGAGAATGAAAATACGTCAATATCCCAAAAATCACAATACGAATACATCAAAAATACGTTTTAATTTctggtttctttttttttaaaaaaaaattggttaaACGTATTTTGTAGTATTGGAAAcgtattaaattcgtatttcctaaaccctaattttttttaaaaagtattaaATACGTATTTTGCACGTATTTTTGCGTATTGGTATTTTTTGGTATTAATACTCGTACGCTAGGCATAAAAACGTACCGGTGCTTCATAGCTCGGGAATATTGATGGGGAACATGGTTGCAAAATGACATGTTTCTGCATGGTTCTGTATCTACAGGAGTGGACAATAATGAAACCCTTAAAATGCCCAGAAGTGGTGGGTCAGATCCTGATGGAAATCAACCAGGCGATCTTTTTGTTATGATTAAGGTCGCTCTATTTGCTTCCTCACTGGTTAATGTTGTGATTTCCTTGCATACTATATGGGTTGACATTGACATGCTTCAAACCATGCTGGATTATTTACAGGTCAAAGAAGACCCAGTGTTCCGAAGAGAAGGGGCTGATATCCATGTTGATACAGTTTTGAGCATCACTCAGGTAATACATGTCTAGTAAGTTGGAGGTTTAACCTTTGGATTTTATAACTATAGTCTATAGATCATGTTGTGAGCTCATAAATGGGCCAACTTAGGCTTCATCTAAATTAGCAGTAGATTAGTTAATAATCCggtgaaatttgaaaatattaaccTCAAGAATAAAAAActtatatgctttcaatgtcTGGTTATCATAATTTTGTCACCGGCCAGGTTGATCAGATGTTGTGCTCTTTTGCAGGCAATTTTGGGAGGAACAATCCAGGTTCCTACACTGACCGGGGATGTTGTTGTTAAGGTTTGTTAGATGTAGCTCATCcctttatttattgttttgtaGATAATGTAATAATGAGTATGTCTAAAAATATGTTTTTgactttcattttttatatcatCACTTTATGCATATTGCTTTCTTCTCTTTTGGGATGGTTTAATATTTTTCGGGTCCCAAAGGATTTGCTTAGTGTGTGCTGTTGCCCATTTACCCTTAACTGGAGCCTTATCTGACATTCTCCTATCATTTCTGTTATGTAGGTTCGCCCTGGCACTCAACCTGGGCAAAAGGTGGTCTTGAGGAAAAAGGGTAAGAGTTTACTAGATATGCATGGTCTCCTTTGCTCtttgatatttatttatatactccctccgtcccatttgtattggcCCCTTCCGTGAGAGTAAAGGAgccaatacaaatgggacggagggagtagtaaatagTGAAGTCATTTCGTGGACAAGGGGATATACAACTTGTTTTGTTTTAATATAGATATTTTGCCCATCAAGTTTAAATGGGGGAGAAatacaatatattttattttgttgtgcATATTTTGTACTTCCAATTAAATGCAATTAAAGGTAGCTATAGTCTTGTCTTGTTGGGAATCTTGCATTGCCAATAACACCACACCCCATTCATGTACTTGTTTTCTACTAGTATTATTTAGTATGGGTGTCCGGGAACATTAAATTATCTTTTCTTTCAAATAAATTGTATAACGTGGTTTATTCCTTGGAAAATAATGTTCCCCGGTGTCTTCTGCAGGGATTAAAGTCCGGAACTCATTTTCATTTGGTGATCAATATGTGCACTTCAACGTTAGCATTCCCACGTAAGTATTTATCATTTTGAAGTTGTTTTTCGGTGCTCAATAGTCCTGCAAGGCTTGATATGCCTTAGCGTGTGTACAATAGTGCGGAAACATATGCTCCAAGTTGTAGGGTATCTACCTTAAGGggacgtttactttgcatgattgataatatgcatgattgagtatttttatcctaaTGAGTAGGATTTCTCTAATCCTTAgggataagaatcaaacaaaactaacttaaatgctataaataatcaagggccttgggatattccaaagttttaatccatctaagtaaacaagggattagccttactatttttatctatcaaggctaatccttcaaagtaagaACATCTACatataaaaacttatttttgtTTCTAACCTTAGAAGGTTTAATCGTTTGGCTTTGTGATTAGTTGTTTTAAATAATTCATAGTTTATCATCTAGTATTGCTTAAAAAGGGTTTGTGATTAGTTGTTTTAAATAATTCATAGTTTATCATCTAGAATTGCTTAAAAAGATCaaacaaaatttatttatctcaatAGTGCATTGTTTTTGGTCTTCTGAAGAGACATTTTTACATTCTTCCTCTAGAACTCTCCACTTCTGAATTTTCAGAAACTGTTCTCAAGCTTCAATTGATTTTATAAAGATTTGAATCGAGATATGTTTGCTTATATTATGACTAATAATTAGATGATGATTCTCATTGTTGTTATATTGGCTCAAGATCCTTCATCTTGAATGTACCTACCATTTATCTTTCAGTTTTTTTGCCCTGTGTTTATTGTATATGTTCGTTTACAATATCTATGGGGCATTATCATGTATCAAATTCCATGCTGTAAACCTTCTAGAACATTGGTTTCGACATTGTATTTGTTTGAGATGGGATGTGAGTATCGCTTATTTGCTCTCCATGTTACCTTGTACCAGAAACCTGACCCAGAGGCAGCGCCAATTGATCGAAGAGTTTGCTAAAGAAGAACAAAGAGAAGATGATAAGGGGGCAGCTGCAGGAGCATCGGGCTGAATACCGAGATAGAGATAGCTGTATGTCCTGAAATCTAGATAGGCAGAGGGAGAGAAAGTGATTAAACTTTACTTCTTGGCTGAAGCTTTTTCAGCCAAGCAATTTTTGGTGTTTGAGTTTACACCTTCCCATTTGGGCTGGAAGTGTAACATTCTTGTAGTGACCATATTTATTATAGTTCGATAAAGGTCAGGTTTTCTTAGATTTCGTTGTCTTAGCCATATTGTACATAAAACATATTCATATTCATATTGTGATCGCCTCTGCTCACTGCTCAGCCACACACCTCAGACTTTGTCAAAAATGATTCAACTATATTTGGCCTTGGTCTTGGTAAATTCAAAATAGAACTAAGAAAACTATTCACTTTGCTTAGTGAAAAACAAAATACGCCTACaagtttaaaaatatataaataccaATTTTATGTGTAAAGGGACATAATCCTTAGTTggtgtattatatttttaaaaatattttcgagAATTAGTTGTGAGGTGATTAGTACAATAATTATACAAGTATTGCATCCCCTCGCCCGAAATTATAATTCCATGATCAAATTAGAAGACGGCGATGGATGCTTGTGAACtgaaaaatattagtaatagTTTGGTTACTAGAGGAAAAGTTcgtaaaaaaaatgcatattcccttttataatatttcaaaagaGTGGCAtacacaaatttaaaaaatttaataaaataaataaaaataaagtaaatgagaagagagatagagagattaatgaaaaagtaaaggaaaataaagtaaataaagagagaatagagagagtaaataaaataaattaatgtagATAAAGTAAATTAAGGTAAAGTAAATGAGAAGAGAGATAGCGAGAGTAGGCTATAAATAAACCAAGCCGCTCGTGAACTATctggagctcggctcgaaaaagtTCGTTCAAGTTCATTTAGAGAAGttcgataaataaataaatcagacTTGTGCATGGTAGTATTCGCTTCGTTACCTCGTGAACAAGTTAGTTAAGTGATTcatcttgaaaaatataaattgttagtagatatatcttatatttatccactaaaattaataataattgtattaaatctctaattaactttgtttgttataagaaaataataaatatatttatttatttttatttttatttttgtaaataaagagtatttTATTACCAATGCAGATAGTCGCAAAACATTACAAGCagacaaacaaaacaaatatcAATCCAAATCTAATTCTTCAAATACCTCATTACTATTCTGTGACTTGCACCCACTGTAGCTATGTGAATTTGACACCGCCTTACTACTTTCTTCACAGAGCAAACACTATCACCAAACTTCCTCccatttctttctttccatatGCAATACACAGCAGTAGATAAGACAAGCCTATATAACAGTTGCTTCTCATATTTGGATTTGCACTGTGATACCATAACAATCTGCTCTCCTTGCCAATCAAATACCTGCTCATGAACTCCACTCCAATCAGCTAACATCTTCCAAACACTTGCTGAGAAGGAATATTTAAAAAACAAGTGATTAATTGTTTCATCCTCATTCATGCATAGACAACACTCTTGACCACAATGAATCTCAATTTTCTCCAGCGTGTCCACAGTAGACAATCTTCTCAAAATAGCCAACCAAGTGATGAATACAAACTTTGGTGGAGCTATATTTCTTGTAATCGTCATTTGCCAAGTCACCTTAGGGGCATCTCCCCTCGTTTCCATATACATTCTTCTGATAGAAAATGTATGTTGAGTTAAGGTACTATTGGATTGTGCAAAATAGGACCTGGCACCCAAAATTTTTCGGCTCTTTTCAATTACAACCCTAAGCCAGAGTAGTGAAAAAGTACATaaagataaagtaaatgaagagagaatagagagagagtaaataaagtaatttttttttttttggaattggaACATTATAAATGGAATTtctcaaaatcaaaattgatgTTTTAAATTTGGATGAATTATGTCTCCCGCTTAGGGATGACAATTTACCCGCGGGTACGGATATCCGCGGGTATCCGACCCCTAATAGGTGCGGATGTGAGGGGCATTTGATTTTCACGGATAGCTTcgtgattaaaaattattattcatttaGTTTGCTGGTACGGGTTTGAATACTTACTATTTGTACCCGCAAAAATACCCCCGAATATGggtattttagttgatgaatttgaatattaattgtggatttgaactttatgattagggctgggaatcaggtcgggttcgggtaccctacccgatcccgaacccgaacccgaacccaattctgaaatcgggtaccttaatacccgactcgggtacccgaatcgGGTATTCAGGTACCCGAAATTACCCGACCAAAATGAATTGAAATTAAGCTGCGAGAATTGGAGAGCAGAAATAGAGATTCAAAAGCAATAATTAATCACACAGATCCATTAATCCCCACTAAATAAATTCGAAAactgtttaaaaaaaaagaagaagaagaagcgagGGTTGCGGTGGGAGTTGCGGCGACGGCGGGGCTGCACCTGCACggctgcggcggcggcgattgCTGACTGGGGAcacgggcggcggcggcgaacgACGAGGCGATTGCTGACTGGGGACACGGGCGAGGGTTGCGGTGGGAGTTGCGGCGACGGCGGGGCTGGACTCTGGTGTGGGCGAGGGGCGGGGCGGCCGGGCTTGCGAGGAGCGAGGGGCGACGGCTCTGGAGTGAGAGCCGAGAGGTTAGGAACTTAGGGCCGACGGGCTGGGTTGGGAGTTTGGGAATTGATTTGGGGGAAAGTACAAAGCAGTACCCGAGAGGTTAGGaacttagtttagtttagatttagaatatttttcatatttaatttaattaaatagtttaaaatttattaattaaaaaatcgggtaattcgggtatacccgatacccgatcgggtatacccaatacccgattttttcacaccctaaatacccgaccccgaccccgatcccgaatttttcgggtatagggtacccgatacccgattttttcgggtcgggtatcgggtacccgattacccgatcccgaaattcccagccctattTATGATTTATGGATTTGAACTTCGATAAAATATGTGGATTTGAACAATGTGATTAGCggtgaattttttatttgtattaaatttattattaatttatatttaaattctgaTTCGCAAGTGACGGGTATTCGACGAACAGCGGATTGACGAATACTCGACAGGTGGCCGGTGTGGATGGCAATGGGTACCCATTGCGGGTCACAAATCGGGTGGCAGGTACAGCCTTCACTCACCGGTACGGGCATGGATAATCACTATTCGTGCCGGCCGTACCCGATTGTCATTCCTAATCCCGTTAAGCAAAATGGGtatatcattttcacttttcaAGATAcgtaattttttgttttttttgtttttttttttttgagatccAGATACGTACTGTTGTTATTATTCTGCTTAAAGTCGCGTATTCATTTCTTTTGAAATCGTGGTTGGTTGAAGGAGTTGAAGGAGGGGGTTATTTGCAAACTGGAAAACGCGGAGGGATTTAGTTTGCAATTAGCTGAAGTTAAGATGTTATAATCTG includes these proteins:
- the LOC131022226 gene encoding chaperone protein dnaJ GFA2, mitochondrial isoform X1, translated to MVRCYGLRLARRSLTSLLRPNSYSILCYSFFKGGCRGVSAAPCSHFRGLFYLSNGDAGTGKNVLKPGFWSDIIGAKRSIHGTAQLSRDFYDVLGVNKNATASEIKKAYYGLAKKLHPDTNKDDPEAEKKFQDVQKAYEVLKDEEKRQQYDQLGHEAFERAGTGEGPGFDPFGAGGFNPFQDIFRNADIFNIFNRDMGGEDVKVAVELSFMEAVQGCTKTLSIMTDLTCETCGGAGVPPGTRPETCKRCRGSGMIISQNGPFTLQSTCPSCGGAGKIVSNFCKSCRGKRVVKGPKTVKVNIMAGVDNNETLKMPRSGGSDPDGNQPGDLFVMIKVKEDPVFRREGADIHVDTVLSITQAILGGTIQVPTLTGDVVVKVRPGTQPGQKVVLRKKGIKVRNSFSFGDQYVHFNVSIPTNLTQRQRQLIEEFAKEEQREDDKGAAAGASG
- the LOC131022226 gene encoding chaperone protein dnaJ GFA2, mitochondrial isoform X2 — translated: MVRCYGLRLARRSLTSLLRPNSYSIGGCRGVSAAPCSHFRGLFYLSNGDAGTGKNVLKPGFWSDIIGAKRSIHGTAQLSRDFYDVLGVNKNATASEIKKAYYGLAKKLHPDTNKDDPEAEKKFQDVQKAYEVLKDEEKRQQYDQLGHEAFERAGTGEGPGFDPFGAGGFNPFQDIFRNADIFNIFNRDMGGEDVKVAVELSFMEAVQGCTKTLSIMTDLTCETCGGAGVPPGTRPETCKRCRGSGMIISQNGPFTLQSTCPSCGGAGKIVSNFCKSCRGKRVVKGPKTVKVNIMAGVDNNETLKMPRSGGSDPDGNQPGDLFVMIKVKEDPVFRREGADIHVDTVLSITQAILGGTIQVPTLTGDVVVKVRPGTQPGQKVVLRKKGIKVRNSFSFGDQYVHFNVSIPTNLTQRQRQLIEEFAKEEQREDDKGAAAGASG